The Denitrificimonas caeni genome has a segment encoding these proteins:
- a CDS encoding sensor domain-containing diguanylate cyclase — protein sequence MRKLNLRQLILLLSVSTAVLILANTFYTSHKTQRDLLIAQTLEANQAYASKMANSIEDFLSAAQQQLAFAAQDVLLAGNNLEKLGHIANRLNEQTDSFNSVFIVDTSGVVIAASPEAVGLFGKVVMSEGAEQALRERIPLVSKPYVSVTGRLLVFISQPIIDAQDNYLGFIGGSIYLHEKSILYSLLGRHYHANDAYIYAVDSGGRIIYHQDAERIGEVIVGNPVIEKVVKQQTGSQYLLNSHGIEMLAGYAPVPSTNWGVVTQRSLEATLSGMDQQMLAVAKYSFPFFIFIVWLVWLVSRWISKPLWQLARSAEELDEPDINTQISSISVWYFEASQLKRAMLRGLAGLNKKMGKLNLENITDPLTGLINRRGMQIALDEWERQEQPFSVIVADIDHFKRINDEFGHDVGDRVLQTLAQHMQAASRPDDLVCRSGGEEFVILLPQTETAVAHRVAERLRKRIAESICPNVNRPVTLSLGVASWPCGSASIAQVLKNADIALYAAKDAGRNQVQASQTACE from the coding sequence ATGCGTAAATTGAACTTACGACAATTGATCTTGCTGTTGAGTGTATCAACCGCGGTGTTGATTTTAGCCAATACTTTTTATACCAGCCATAAAACTCAACGCGATTTACTGATTGCGCAAACGCTTGAGGCCAACCAAGCCTACGCTTCAAAAATGGCCAACAGTATTGAAGACTTTTTGTCCGCAGCTCAACAGCAGTTGGCCTTTGCTGCGCAAGATGTCTTGCTGGCTGGTAATAATCTAGAAAAGCTGGGGCATATTGCTAACCGTTTAAACGAGCAGACTGATAGCTTTAACTCGGTATTTATTGTGGATACCAGTGGCGTGGTGATTGCAGCTTCGCCAGAGGCTGTAGGCTTGTTTGGTAAGGTGGTGATGAGTGAGGGGGCTGAGCAAGCATTACGCGAGCGCATTCCTTTAGTCAGTAAGCCTTATGTTTCCGTAACTGGCCGTTTGTTGGTGTTTATTTCCCAACCCATTATTGACGCGCAAGATAACTACTTAGGTTTTATTGGCGGCTCTATTTATTTGCATGAAAAAAGTATCTTGTACTCTTTGTTGGGGCGTCATTACCATGCCAACGATGCTTATATTTATGCTGTCGATAGCGGTGGTCGGATTATTTATCATCAGGATGCTGAGCGTATCGGCGAGGTGATTGTTGGTAATCCGGTGATTGAAAAAGTAGTCAAGCAACAAACCGGCAGTCAGTACTTACTCAATTCTCATGGTATTGAGATGCTTGCCGGTTATGCGCCTGTCCCCAGCACCAATTGGGGCGTGGTTACCCAGCGCTCCTTGGAAGCCACTTTGTCTGGCATGGATCAGCAGATGCTAGCTGTGGCGAAGTACAGCTTTCCGTTTTTTATCTTTATTGTCTGGCTGGTGTGGTTGGTTTCACGTTGGATTTCCAAACCACTGTGGCAGCTGGCACGCAGTGCTGAAGAGCTGGACGAACCGGATATTAATACACAGATTTCCAGTATTTCTGTGTGGTATTTTGAAGCATCGCAGTTAAAAAGAGCGATGTTACGCGGCTTAGCCGGTCTCAATAAGAAAATGGGCAAGCTCAACTTAGAAAACATTACTGATCCGCTGACTGGTTTGATTAATCGCCGTGGCATGCAAATAGCGCTGGATGAATGGGAGCGCCAAGAACAACCCTTTTCGGTAATAGTGGCTGATATTGATCACTTTAAGCGTATTAATGATGAGTTTGGGCATGATGTAGGGGATAGGGTTTTACAAACTTTAGCCCAGCATATGCAGGCGGCATCACGACCAGATGATTTGGTTTGTCGCTCTGGCGGGGAAGAATTTGTCATACTGCTACCGCAAACAGAAACAGCAGTGGCCCATCGAGTGGCTGAGCGCTTACGCAAACGTATTGCTGAGAGCATTTGTCCAAACGTAAATAGGCCAGTAACCTTATCACTGGGAGTTGCCAGCTGGCCGTGTGGTTCAGCCAGTATTGCTCAAGTTCTTAAAAATGCGGATATTGCCCTTTATGCAGCAAAAGACGCTGGACGCAATCAGGTACAGGCCAGTCAAACTGCATGTGAGTAG
- the xthA gene encoding exodeoxyribonuclease III, with protein sequence MKLISFNINGLRARPHQLEEIINTHQPDVIGLQEIKVADEQFPEQMIRDLGYEVHYHGQKGHYGVALLSRLPALEIHKGFPEDDDEAQRRFIWGVFTDSNGATITVMNGYFPQGENQSHPTKFPAKEKFYADLQQLLESRFTPQDPLVIMGDFNIAPEDIDIGIGDHNAKRWLRTGKCCFLPQERQWMQTLMAWGLEDSYRVLYPTVDDRFSWFDYRSRGFADEPKRGLRIDFILTTAVLRSRICAAGIDYELRAMEKPSDHAPIWLELSAQPAS encoded by the coding sequence ATGAAACTCATTTCTTTTAATATTAATGGTTTACGCGCTCGTCCTCACCAGCTGGAAGAAATCATTAATACACATCAGCCTGATGTAATCGGTTTGCAAGAAATCAAAGTCGCTGATGAACAGTTTCCAGAACAGATGATACGCGATTTAGGCTACGAGGTTCACTACCATGGACAAAAAGGCCACTATGGAGTGGCACTTTTATCGCGGCTGCCAGCTTTGGAGATTCATAAAGGTTTCCCTGAGGATGACGACGAAGCTCAGCGCCGCTTTATTTGGGGTGTTTTTACCGACAGTAACGGCGCAACCATTACGGTGATGAACGGTTACTTTCCGCAAGGAGAAAACCAAAGTCACCCGACTAAGTTTCCTGCTAAAGAAAAGTTCTACGCTGACTTGCAACAGCTGCTAGAAAGCCGTTTTACCCCTCAAGATCCACTGGTCATTATGGGTGATTTTAATATTGCCCCTGAAGATATCGACATTGGTATCGGTGATCACAACGCCAAGCGCTGGCTGCGCACAGGTAAGTGCTGCTTTCTACCGCAAGAGCGCCAGTGGATGCAGACCTTGATGGCCTGGGGCTTGGAAGATAGCTATCGGGTTTTATACCCAACAGTCGATGACCGCTTTAGCTGGTTTGACTACCGCAGCCGTGGTTTTGCCGATGAACCCAAGCGCGGCTTGCGGATTGATTTTATTCTGACTACTGCGGTATTGCGTTCACGGATCTGCGCCGCAGGCATTGATTATGAGTTGCGTGCCATGGAGAAACCCTCTGATCACGCCCCGATCTGGCTCGAACTCAGTGCACAACCAGCATCATAA